The stretch of DNA TCTCGCGCAGGAAGATGGTCCACGTCGCTGCCTCGGAGATCGCGAAGAAGTCGTCGCCGAGATCGATCTCGACGACATCGGCGCCCGAGTCACGCAGCCGGCGCAGCGTCTCGCGGAAGGCGCGCTCCACATCCGCGTCGATCCGCTCGAGGTGCTGGCGTGGCGCATACGCCAGGCGCATACCATCGAGACCCGGGTGGCGGGGCGACGCATGGGGCAGGGCACCGGTGACGACCTGGTCGATCAGCGCACAGTCCTCGACGCTGCGCGCGAGCACGCCGGGGGTGTCGAGTACATGGGAGATGGGCGCGACACCGTCGCCGGACCATCGGCCCGGGCCCGGCTTGAAGCCGACGACACCACAGAACGAGGCAGGCACGCGGATCGAACCTACCGTGTCACCACCGAGGGCGGCGGGAACGATGTGCGCACCGACCGAAGCGCCAGCACCGCTGGACGATCCACCGGTGACGTGTGCGCGACCGCGCGGATTCCTGGCCTGTCCATGGGCGCCGTTGTGGCCGGTCAGTCCGTAGGACATCTCGACCAGGTTGTTCTTGCCGAACACGATGCCGCCGGCGGCCTTCACGGCTCGGACGACCGTGGCGTCCTGGTCGGGTACGAATTCGTGCAGGTTGCCGATGCCGAGCGTGGTGCGAAGGCCCTGCGTCAGATAACTGTCCTTCACGCCCAACGGTACACCGAGGAGCGGATGAGTGGAGCCTTGAGTGCGGGCTTTGTCCGCATCCCGTGCTGCGCTCAGTACCGCCGTTTCGTCGATCGAGATGAACGCATCCAGGTCCGCGTTCGCGCGTGCCTGCCGAAGCAGGGCTGTCGCATAGCTCTCGGAGGACATTTCGCCGGTGCGGATCGCGGTGGCCGCGGCGGCGACGCCGAGCCCGGTCAAGTCACCTGCTTCGGAGGGCGCGACGAGGTTGGCAGGCGTGTCGAAGTTGGACATGGGGATCACTCGGGTAGGGGACTGGAGCCAGCGATGGCAAGCGTTCAAGTGCGCCCCCGCGCTGGCGCGGGGGCGCGTGGTACAGCGACCTGCTTATTCCTTGGTGGAAAACAGGCCCGTGGGCAGCTCGCGGCCGTTCTCGTTGTAAGCGGCCTTGACGCTCAGGTAGGACTCCATCTCGTCGATGTAGCCATCCTTGTTCGTGTCCTTCTTGGCGAACACGGCAACGCCCTTCGGCGCGACCTTCAGGAACTCGGCGCGCGAGATTCGGGCGTCGTCGTCGGTGTCGATCGAGTTGAAGATCGCGTCGCCGCACTGGCCTTCGCCACACTTTCCTTCGGCAGTCTTGGATGCGGACTTCTGGGCGCCCGGCTTGGCCTCGGTGCTACCGCACTTGCCTTCGCCGCACTTGCCTTCGGCGGCTGCATGGGCGGCGCCGAGCATGTAGCCCTGCGCCAGCGGCTGTACGGCGAACGCCGAACCGCTGAGGACCAGGCCGGCCAATGTGATGCCAAGCAAGCTGGCGGTCTTGTTGCGGGTGTTGTCGGTCATTGCAATTTCTCTGGGGGAGGTTGGTGCGGCAGGGCCGCGGGGAAGCACTGCGGAATGCAGTGCAAAGGGAAATCGGAGCGAGGGAGGGGGATGCTTCGGAAGCGGGCAATCTGCGCGATCGCCCGCCACCGTCAGTCAATTGATCGCAGTGGGCGCGGTGCGGTAGCGCGGCGCAGGGGCGGAGCTCGACAGCTGCGGCGCCAAGGCCTTGCGTGCGCTTTCCAGCGCGTTCCAGTCCTTGAGTTCGGCCAGCGCGGGAATGGTGACCAGCTCGCCCTGCGCGAGGCCTGCCAGTGCGGCATCGACCATCGCCTCCACCGGCATCACGATCTCCTGCGGCAGGTGGGCAACCGGCAGTCCTGCCACGTCCCAGAAGTCGGTAGCGGTGGCACCCGGCAGTACGGCCTGGACGCGAACGCCCTTGTCGGCAAGTTCGTGCTGGAGCGACTGCGAGAACGCCAGTACGTACGCCTTGCTGCCGCCGTAGACGCCGTTGAGAAGTTCCGGTGCCAAGGCGACGATGGAGGCGATGTTGATGATCGTGCCGGTGCCGCGGGCGACGAACGCAGGCGCGACGGCGTAGGCCAGGCGGGTCAGCACGTTCACGTTCAGCGTGATCATGCGTTCCATGTCGTCGATGCTCGACTGCAGCAGCGGTGCGGTCGCTCCGATGCCGGCGTTGTTGACGAGCATCGTGATGCTGGCGTCCGTGCGCAGTGCTTCCTGCACACGGGCCACGCCGTCGGGATCGGTGAGATCGGCGGCGATGGTTTCGACCGAGCGGCCTGTGCGTGTGGTCAGCTCCCGCGCCAGGTCGCGAAGCTTGTCGGCCCGGCGGGCGACGAGGATCAGATCGTAGCCGTCGCGAGCGAGGCGGTCGGCGTAAACGGCACCGATGCCGGACGAGGCGCCCGTGATCAGGGCGGTGCCCTTGTGAATGCGAGTGTTCATGACGTTTCCTGTGGCCCGGTTCCGGGGGTTCGGCGCAGAATCTACGCCGGTTGCCTCGCGGCCTAAACGACGTAGATCCCTCGTTTTGCGCCACAGGCCGTCATGACCGTCCCAGGGCAGCGATCCTGGTTAGTGTTGCGGTCCGCATGCACGAGGCGTAGAAGATGGATAGCGAGCAATAGAGATTGCCTCGCGGCCGGCACAGCCGGTATCAACACAAGGCAGTAGCCCGCGGTCCCCCCGGTCTATCCACGCCGTGGCGCTTACGGAGTAGGCGCTTTTCGACGAACCCCAACCGTTTGCTGCGGGCACTGTGCCCAGCAAATCGACGTTCGTGCCGCTCCGCTCCACGCAGTGACCCATTTCACCAATGCCCCACGTCGGCATCGCCACGTGGCTGGGGATTGCTGCGCCCATTTGCCGGTTCGATCCCGAACGCACTCCAACCAGAACGTTCCCATGGATACGAAGATGGACACCTTGCTAAAGGCAGTTCTCGATGCACATGGCGACCTGAAGAAATGGGCCGCCGTCAAACAGATCACGGCTGACATGTCCCTGGGAGGTCCCTTCTGGGCCGCAAGGGGATGGCCCGACGTCTACGCCGGCCAGACCGTCACCCTCGACCCGCACAATCAGCACATCCGGTTTGCCCCGTTCACGGGCACTGGCCGCACGTCTGTACTGGATGTCGATCCCGAACGCGTCGCACTGACTTCCAACGGTGGCGAAGTCGTCGAAGAGCGCCTGCATCCGCGTGGTTCTTTCCCGTTGCCATTCGATCCCATGACTACGCCGTGGGACGCAATCCAGGTGGCTTACTTCACCAGCGCAGCGGTCTGGAACTACCTGA from Lysobacter arenosi encodes:
- a CDS encoding amidase family protein; its protein translation is MSNFDTPANLVAPSEAGDLTGLGVAAAATAIRTGEMSSESYATALLRQARANADLDAFISIDETAVLSAARDADKARTQGSTHPLLGVPLGVKDSYLTQGLRTTLGIGNLHEFVPDQDATVVRAVKAAGGIVFGKNNLVEMSYGLTGHNGAHGQARNPRGRAHVTGGSSSGAGASVGAHIVPAALGGDTVGSIRVPASFCGVVGFKPGPGRWSGDGVAPISHVLDTPGVLARSVEDCALIDQVVTGALPHASPRHPGLDGMRLAYAPRQHLERIDADVERAFRETLRRLRDSGADVVEIDLGDDFFAISEAATWTIFLRETMPSISGFLQQHRVPTSFDEIFKALKPGLRDAWAHLVLPDGAGFATQDVYLEALNVHRPEIQRRFDKVFTGAGADALLLPTTPRAAPLIEQQTSFTIAGEAVSDLALARHTVAASLAGLPGISLPMGVSDTGLPIGLELDGAAGSDRKLLDVARRVEAAIG
- a CDS encoding HvfA family oxazolone/thioamide-modified RiPP metallophore, which encodes MTDNTRNKTASLLGITLAGLVLSGSAFAVQPLAQGYMLGAAHAAAEGKCGEGKCGSTEAKPGAQKSASKTAEGKCGEGQCGDAIFNSIDTDDDARISRAEFLKVAPKGVAVFAKKDTNKDGYIDEMESYLSVKAAYNENGRELPTGLFSTKE
- a CDS encoding SDR family NAD(P)-dependent oxidoreductase, which produces MNTRIHKGTALITGASSGIGAVYADRLARDGYDLILVARRADKLRDLARELTTRTGRSVETIAADLTDPDGVARVQEALRTDASITMLVNNAGIGATAPLLQSSIDDMERMITLNVNVLTRLAYAVAPAFVARGTGTIINIASIVALAPELLNGVYGGSKAYVLAFSQSLQHELADKGVRVQAVLPGATATDFWDVAGLPVAHLPQEIVMPVEAMVDAALAGLAQGELVTIPALAELKDWNALESARKALAPQLSSSAPAPRYRTAPTAIN